The proteins below are encoded in one region of Candidatus Dadabacteria bacterium:
- a CDS encoding CDC48 family AAA ATPase has translation MISLKISEIHSRDSGKGYARISPIDMQELGLTSWDLVQIDGRRKTVVRALPLDAEEREMGSVIEIDTVTRENAGVELDDIVIVTKADLEKASRITLCPRNKAFLYDPAKSKHLCNRLEGLAVTVGDRVSVRVSSAKTEDFDVLTTMPEHSVVISQKTRMDVIQRPRTKVDAERVSYTDIGGLSSQIKRIKEILELPIRFPSLFEKLGVQPPRGILLTGPPGSGKTLLAKAIAFETDSNFQVINGPEVIHRFYGESEAKLRQIFENATKNQPSIIFLDELDAIAPRRDKVTGDVEKRVVAQLLSLMDGLTHRGNVTVIGATNLPDIIDPALRRPGRFDREIHLPVPDTKARLEIFQIHSRSMPLSNDVDLQRLSELSSGYVGADIENLCREAAINSLTNILPDMEQDFVSNVAHSFLVEVGMEDFLEALRNIHPSAIREIVAEIPKTSWDDVGGLENVKDDLIESVIWPMKHRNFYEALDVKSPKGILLHGPPGTGKTLLAKALANRTDVNFISIKGAELLSKYVGESERAVREVFKKAKQVSPCIVFFDELDALCPRRSESNSTRVSERVVSQLLAEIDGVEELPDVLVLAATNRIDMIEPALLRPGRFDLVVEIPTPSKQEILEILKIHTQKKPLGTDVKLTALAEQLEGRTGADIKLVCNRASLHAIKEHLGKNRKVIKLCRRHFDLALSELQKRNA, from the coding sequence ATGATATCGCTTAAAATATCGGAAATCCACTCGAGGGACTCGGGCAAGGGTTACGCCAGGATAAGCCCCATAGACATGCAGGAGCTGGGACTTACGTCCTGGGACCTAGTGCAGATAGACGGAAGGAGGAAAACCGTCGTGAGAGCTCTACCGCTTGACGCCGAAGAGCGGGAAATGGGGTCCGTAATCGAAATAGATACTGTAACGAGAGAGAACGCGGGAGTTGAGCTTGACGACATAGTAATAGTGACGAAAGCTGACCTTGAGAAGGCAAGCAGGATAACCCTGTGTCCCAGAAACAAGGCGTTTCTCTACGACCCCGCCAAAAGCAAGCACCTCTGCAACAGACTCGAAGGGCTCGCCGTAACGGTCGGAGACAGGGTGTCGGTCAGGGTGTCCTCCGCCAAAACCGAAGACTTCGACGTGCTTACCACGATGCCTGAGCACTCGGTTGTCATAAGCCAGAAAACCCGCATGGACGTGATACAGAGACCGAGAACCAAGGTGGACGCGGAAAGGGTTTCGTATACGGACATAGGGGGACTTTCAAGCCAGATAAAAAGAATAAAGGAGATTCTCGAGCTTCCGATACGCTTCCCCTCGCTTTTTGAAAAGCTCGGGGTTCAGCCGCCCAGGGGAATCCTTCTGACAGGCCCCCCGGGAAGCGGAAAAACCCTGCTCGCAAAAGCCATAGCGTTTGAAACGGATTCAAATTTCCAGGTAATAAACGGCCCCGAGGTAATTCACAGGTTCTACGGGGAGAGCGAAGCCAAGCTGCGCCAGATATTTGAGAACGCTACCAAGAACCAGCCGTCCATAATATTCCTAGATGAACTGGACGCGATAGCTCCCCGCCGAGACAAGGTTACGGGAGATGTTGAAAAAAGGGTGGTGGCCCAGCTTCTATCCCTCATGGACGGTCTCACGCACAGAGGAAACGTCACCGTTATCGGAGCGACCAACCTTCCGGACATAATCGACCCCGCGCTTCGCCGCCCGGGCAGGTTTGACAGGGAAATCCACCTTCCGGTTCCCGATACCAAGGCCCGTCTAGAGATATTCCAGATTCATTCAAGAAGCATGCCGCTTTCAAACGACGTGGATCTTCAGAGACTCTCCGAGCTCTCAAGCGGCTACGTGGGGGCCGACATAGAGAATCTCTGCAGGGAGGCGGCCATAAATTCTCTTACCAACATTCTGCCGGACATGGAACAGGATTTCGTCTCCAACGTCGCACACAGCTTTCTTGTCGAAGTCGGCATGGAAGACTTCCTTGAGGCGCTTCGAAATATCCATCCTTCCGCAATAAGGGAGATAGTGGCTGAGATACCGAAGACCTCTTGGGATGACGTCGGAGGTCTTGAGAACGTAAAAGACGACCTGATTGAATCCGTCATATGGCCCATGAAGCACAGGAACTTCTACGAGGCCTTGGACGTAAAGTCACCCAAGGGAATATTGCTTCATGGCCCTCCGGGAACGGGGAAAACCCTCCTCGCAAAAGCGCTTGCCAACAGAACGGATGTTAACTTCATTTCCATAAAGGGAGCGGAGCTTCTCTCCAAGTATGTCGGAGAATCGGAGCGCGCCGTAAGGGAAGTTTTCAAAAAGGCAAAGCAGGTTTCTCCCTGCATAGTGTTTTTCGACGAACTAGACGCCCTTTGCCCGAGACGCTCCGAATCTAACTCGACCCGAGTGAGCGAAAGGGTGGTAAGCCAGCTGCTCGCCGAGATTGACGGGGTTGAAGAACTCCCGGATGTGCTGGTGCTTGCCGCGACAAACAGGATCGACATGATCGAACCGGCGCTTCTGAGACCGGGAAGATTCGATCTGGTGGTTGAGATTCCGACTCCGTCAAAACAGGAAATTCTCGAGATCCTCAAAATCCACACCCAGAAAAAGCCTCTCGGAACGGACGTGAAACTCACCGCACTTGCGGAACAGCTTGAAGGCAGAACTGGAGCGGACATAAAGCTCGTATGCAACAGGGCATCTTTGCATGCGATAAAAGAACATCTGGGGAAAAACAGGAAAGTCATCAAGCTCTGCAGAAGACATTTTGACCTGGCGCTTTCGGAACTGCAGAAAAGAAACGCTTAA
- a CDS encoding DNA replication/repair protein RecF, whose product MPESLEWISDILSDIISQYLSKKILTLKILWSRKRLREGGKRLFPGKKQLASQVQLKHLSLRNYRNYENLSLPFYTGLNVIHGRNAQGKTNLLESIYLVCGMRPFSGAKNSELVRFGCEASLVKGEILSANGLNEVHITVKKEGRHTRLNSKTVRSISQHFGRFKVVLFLPSDIEIVKGGLQARRNYLDSVVSAVHPAHIKQLRDYQRAVSQRNHMLGLKEKVSPLSVELWDEQIARIGADIVGRRIEMIKSFNRKLAEVYGEHGESDTSARVSYGFSFERGSDIAEAIREALSKNFPSDRKRGHTTVGPHRDRVGFLLNGQDASRFASQGQSKNLVLALKASEIRLFKEHTGTNPILLLDDITSELDIKRRSFLFKTLSEFTGQVFVTSTDKNEIPRRGEFHSFLVDSGRVKAGA is encoded by the coding sequence TTGCCCGAGTCCCTCGAGTGGATTTCCGATATTTTAAGCGATATCATAAGTCAGTACCTTTCAAAAAAGATATTAACGCTTAAAATTTTATGGTCAAGAAAGCGCCTGCGGGAAGGGGGAAAGCGGCTTTTCCCCGGGAAAAAACAGTTGGCGAGTCAAGTGCAGCTTAAACATCTGAGCCTTAGGAACTACAGAAACTACGAAAATCTCTCCCTTCCGTTCTATACGGGACTGAACGTAATCCACGGACGAAACGCCCAAGGGAAAACCAACCTCCTGGAGTCCATCTACCTTGTATGCGGGATGCGGCCTTTTTCGGGCGCAAAAAACTCTGAGCTTGTGCGCTTCGGCTGCGAAGCTTCGCTCGTTAAGGGGGAGATTCTTTCGGCAAACGGTCTCAATGAAGTGCACATAACCGTGAAAAAAGAGGGCCGCCACACGCGGCTTAATTCAAAGACCGTGCGGAGCATAAGTCAGCATTTCGGCCGCTTCAAGGTCGTTTTGTTCCTTCCCTCGGACATAGAGATAGTTAAGGGCGGTCTTCAGGCAAGAAGAAATTACCTCGATTCCGTCGTAAGCGCCGTCCACCCAGCCCACATAAAGCAGCTTCGCGACTACCAGAGGGCTGTAAGCCAGAGAAACCACATGCTCGGATTAAAGGAGAAAGTGTCCCCGCTTTCCGTGGAACTCTGGGACGAGCAGATAGCCAGAATCGGAGCCGACATTGTGGGCAGGCGCATCGAGATGATAAAAAGCTTTAACCGCAAGCTCGCCGAGGTTTACGGGGAGCACGGGGAATCGGACACGTCGGCGCGCGTTAGCTACGGGTTTTCGTTTGAGCGCGGGTCGGATATTGCAGAGGCAATAAGGGAAGCGCTCTCCAAGAATTTTCCTTCTGATAGAAAAAGGGGTCATACGACTGTTGGTCCCCACAGGGACCGGGTCGGTTTTCTTCTTAACGGGCAGGACGCTTCACGCTTTGCCTCGCAAGGACAGTCGAAAAACCTGGTTCTGGCGCTTAAGGCCTCAGAGATAAGGCTTTTTAAGGAACACACGGGAACCAATCCCATACTTCTTCTCGACGACATAACGAGTGAGCTTGACATAAAGCGCAGAAGCTTTCTTTTCAAAACTCTCTCGGAATTCACCGGGCAGGTGTTCGTCACCTCGACCGATAAGAACGAGATACCCCGTCGGGGGGAATTCCACTCGTTTCTCGTTGACTCGGGCCGGGTGAAAGCCGGCGCTTAG